CCAGCGACCCGGAGGACTCTCTACCAGCCCAGCCCAAGTCCCTGCCCAACACCTCTGCTCAGAAGAAGCTAGAAGAGAAGCAGAAGGCCTCCCCGAGGCTGGAACAACAGCAGCGTCGATTAACCCGCCGGCAGCTTCAGCTCGAGGAGCCTGAACCTTACGGCAAAAAACTCAGATCGTCCTCAAGTTCTGTAGAGCAACCAACATCTTCTCCTCAGCCCttgaggaaaacaaaatcaCCTTCTCAGCATACTCTTCAAAAAGACTCAACAGTTGACCAGCCGCCTTCTAAAAAAGCCAAAGTAAAGAGTGTGGCAGCAGTGGTAGAGGTGGTAGAGAGTCCACAGGAGGAGAATGAACAAGCTACGGTCTCTGAAACAACACAAGCAGGTTTGTTATATATCTACTAACGAGGGACGCAAAGCACACAGACAGCATCTGAATATCTTCAAAGCTTTTGTACTGCAGAgatttgataaaatgttttgttttgcagataAAGAATCTGTTTCAGTGCCACAGAacggggaaaagaaaaaagagaagaggaggttGGGGATTTTAGAAATGGCTACAAAGGAGTTTGAAGATGAAAGTGAGGTAAGATTTCACAATGAAGAACTCACATCAGGTAACTAATCATGAGTCTAAGTTTGCTTTTAAAAGTGACCACATAAATATACTGGAGAGCCAGACTATGAAGTGCTTTAAAGACTGCAAAGATCAGATCTTGttgaaaaatacataattatgaTAGAGAATAGAGAggctggttgttttttttgcagataGGCCCttgtatgtgtgtctatgtaCACTTTATCTGATGCACAGCGCTGAACTACTATCAGTACTTTAATATTTGACATGTAGATAAAACAGGTACAGTGTTTATACATTATTCTGACATCTCTGACTGATTTAGACCCTTTTTTTCTCAGGtcattgactgaatttttataCCAGTGATGGAAAAATCTGAAAGCTGTCCTTCATTTGAATAGATTAAAACACTGAGAGCCATCTACCATAACGTTTAGTAGCCTTATTCACATGCACCACTGTCAGTAGCCACATGTAGACCACCTGTAGTGGCCCCATACCAGTTGGTGATGAGCATGTTTATTAATAAATTGGCTATTGTCTGGTCTTGTCTTCGATCTCACATGCATGACCACGTCTCGctggctgttgtgttttggtgctctctgctgtcactgcaggggaaaaaaataatttatctgCCTGGTATGGTATTAAAACGTGTTTTCTCTCCATGCATAATCTGTAAGTTTGCTTAGtatattaaatgttattattattgagtTGTTTTTGACAATTAAAATGCTGTTAGATGAGCAATGCCTCAttatcataaaaacaaatattaagaTGACAGGTAATGATCGATTATGACAGAATTTTTACAACTCTGTCCGTCAAAATGATTGACAACGAGAAAGTCTAACACAACCTCTGAAGTTTACTTCTACATTCATCTCCCAAGAGGATCATCCATCATTCTACATGATGAGTAAagtattattaaatataatataatcttCCAAAATTCGAAATTATTCCTATGAGCCTCATTTATCATCTCATAAATGGTCTAAATTGGTTGTGTTCAACAACTTTTACACTCGACAGAAATCCCTGCCCCTACCACCCACTTCAGTTACAGTTTCACGTGAATCCTGGTGATTCCTCACTAACTGTTCAAAAtcatcagttttatttgttaaatttCTCTTTGATAGATTTTGTAAAGATCAGCAAACAACTTCAGAATATTCTTGAATTTGATTGAGGGTCTGAATAAAAAATCAGGTttaatcaaagtaaaagttaCTCAGTTATTTATTGGTGATGTATTCAGCTTGTAATTGGTTTTATCATTGCATGCATTTAGTTGATATTCTGACTGCaacttattatttttaatattttattattatcatcgaTTATCTCCAGATTATTTGCTCAATCAAacgtttggtctataaaacagTAAATCCTCACAGTCAAAAAGCTGGAACTAGGGAATTTAGTTATTTGTGCttgaaaaaatacttaaaacatttaattgattatcaaaaggTTTCAGATGATTTGTCGATAAATGACATCACTTCTAGTTGCTATTATCTCTTGCTTcatttcttaaaatattttactcaaataaacaaagaacTGTTATTTTCACATGGAAAAATCCTGAGTTgttctttaaatatgtaaactgttaatatttctgtctctcagtctgatGAAGACGAAGCTCCAGATCTCCAGAACCCGACTGAAACAGTGTTGATGAAACCTGCACCGACAGAACCCCCTCTCCCGACTCCAGACACAGCTGCTTCCTCACAGTCCAACCCTGAACCCAGAGCTGACCTCCAGGAGGACGAGCAGGAGGCAGAGGCCTCCACCAACGACTGCCTCCCACCGTCAGGCCGCCCTGAGCCTTCAGACACTGAGCCGCCCGTCGTCAATGGAACCTCCGAGGCCCACCTGTTCATATTCGACAGAGAATCTCAGGAGGAAGAGTCTCAGTCCATTATTGGTGAGAATCCAGCAGCTCCAGCCAACCCACAATCAACGGTGAACATACATGCTGCTTTTTCACTGACTCAGATCCAGCTGGAAGAGGACAAGCAGCGAATCAGAGAGCTGATGAAGGAGACGAACCAGGTGAACACAATATaggcatcttttttttaattacagtcTGATTTTAGACTTCATGTCTTTTTGATCTGGTACACAGAATCACAAAAAGCAGCAGGACTAGGGTtgcaaaattgtgaaaatagtCAAGGAGTAAACTTTCCCTGGGAATTAACAggaatttatatttaatatatttgattAATTCGTCTGAATTCATTTCTAACCTCTCGACTGTTTTTGTTGTAGGACTTGGCCACTGTGACCAAAGTGCTGTTGAAGACCAGTGGAGAGTTCTCTGCTGCTCTGGACCTACTTTTGAATCCTGTCTCCATTTCAGGACCGTTTTGGACGCGTAGTGACGACCGTCTTTTGCTCTCAGGTGATCCCCTCAACcgacagcagctgcaggagaaatACGGCGAGGAGGGATTGGCCAAAAGAGTTGTGTTCCTCGAGGTCGAAGGATGAAATCGAAACATTTTAGTATAGAATGAAAGGAGGATAGTTTCTCTGATGTTGTCACCTCCattgctgctcctcctcctcactcacgTTCAGGAGGTAtaatcagaaaacattttaggatTAAACCAGATGGTTTAAAAGTTTTTAGGTAAATCGATAAAGGTAAAGTCGAGGCTATTATTTGTGCATTCTATACCTTTGTTCGCAAACAGAATCATTTAATGTGTTTCATTCTGAAAATATTCtgtcattttatgtgtttttaatgtgtttgtttgttttcattacattGCATTATAAATagtttacattaaaaaataaaaatcctttttatatattttgtgtttcacAGCTTATTTAAACAAATTGCATTCACATGGTTAACATGCTTAAGCAGTGTTTAGCCTCTGGTAATTTTTATGCCTCTGGCCCCGGCTATCGCCGACGGAGGCATAAACATTACCAGTTCAAGTAAATCCTTAATTCTTTACTAAACTAGATTCTGAACAGGACACGTTTTGCCTGCATTAATACAAGACTGATGGAAATGTGgtatgaaaatcacaataatttAACAATCAGTCTTGTGCGCTTGGCTGTTACACGGTAGCAATACAAACATTGTCCTCTGACTTAGAAACAATATCGTTTACAGTAACACATACACTATAtaactactgtatatttaaatcACCTTTAATACAGCATACACTGTGCATAATGATAATCATGATTATAATTAAAAACGTGGGTGATGACACGGGTAGAGCAAATGTCCTCCTAAACTCACAAAGTGAGTAAAGAGTTAAAAGCTCTGCAATATAACtaagttaatttaaaagataatcCTTTTCAATGATGTAAAAGAAGTCAGGAGCCAGTGTGAGGATGTAAGGACCAGTCAAATATTCATTGATCTTTCTAAAAATTAAAACTCAGTCAGCAGAATTCTGAACAAGCTGCAGACAGGAGGGAACATTTTATTGAGTGTCGagtattaaaaagaaatcaaattagCCTGGATTTTTTATCCAATCcaccattttatttcatttcagccCCAATATCAATTGAGTACATTCATAACTTTGAAACTTCCCCAGACCCACATGAATACAAtagtttaaacaaaaacaaaaacaaaaatgaaatccACAAACCTAAGAGAGAAAAGCAATTCAATTAAAGCAGACAAATCAACCACCGAAAAAATAGAAACCAACAGGATGCAAGTGAAACACAATAAAGAGCAGTATCTAATACAGTTCAGGAGATTTTACCCAAATATGGCCACAAGTATTGCTGCACCTTATATCTCCCCGTAATGATATGAACTTAAATACAAGCAGTAATGACCATGAACATGTAAAACTGTATGTTGACGCAACAGCTAACACAACCGTATATAATCCCAGTGCACCACTGATAAAAACCAGTCGTATAAAAACCCTTTTAGTATGAAACATTCACATCCACCAAGACCTAATTTACATACACCTATAGGTCACATACTGTAAGTTGGTCAGGTAAGAACCCGTTTAGTAAAGCAAAACATACGGTACCAAGGTCTCCAATAAGTAACAGCACACCATATATCCCTGGATTTAAACAgctacttttattattatttttttgctcGTAAGGTATTTAGAGGACATCTCCAATCAAGCTACATTCATTAAGGTGGGTTGCTACAGTTCAATCAACTGGATGTTGTGGGGATTCGACCTGCTTTAAGAGATGAAAAGGAAGATAATACGCTCAAGGTTACGTCTTGTAGTTTGCTGATGAATGTCTGCAAACTAACACGTGTGACTGAGACTTTCCAGAGTTAGTAGGATTCATAGCTTGATTTACATCCGTGTCATGTTTCTGTACACTTTGCTTTGGTTGGCTGGTTAGTTTGATGGTCAGAGTGGTGTGTGGGCTACAATCTCAACAAGGAAGAGTAAAATACAGCGATTCTGTTGTT
This Pagrus major chromosome 6, Pma_NU_1.0 DNA region includes the following protein-coding sequences:
- the terf2ip gene encoding telomeric repeat-binding factor 2-interacting protein 1 → MSSKQQDVDKPNISPVLFMDVDGEPMSFFLRPGPVKRKLQPLITAGGGLLCNIQQPGAILLIDPEERGSFTETTAHWYVSTQYIDDCVEKDEQLNLEDYRLNPEVAHRKSARINNNKESSSGLSVGRVSYTAEDDAAILTYVSNHKTEIGGNRLWQEMEKQRVTTHSWQSMKYRYRVRLAKKQTEVVEAETTEEEAEAADGETKVEGNQETEVEKPSSADNAAFPQKPLTESDLTQIDAQCIPAESTTPKSSEAQTSICPQEEVEHVNPQTDEQSAENSQVEIVEAETCNSPQPEGPCSDPPTDAQPIPAESTETAGPQTSDPEDSLPAQPKSLPNTSAQKKLEEKQKASPRLEQQQRRLTRRQLQLEEPEPYGKKLRSSSSSVEQPTSSPQPLRKTKSPSQHTLQKDSTVDQPPSKKAKVKSVAAVVEVVESPQEENEQATVSETTQADKESVSVPQNGEKKKEKRRLGILEMATKEFEDESESDEDEAPDLQNPTETVLMKPAPTEPPLPTPDTAASSQSNPEPRADLQEDEQEAEASTNDCLPPSGRPEPSDTEPPVVNGTSEAHLFIFDRESQEEESQSIIGENPAAPANPQSTVNIHAAFSLTQIQLEEDKQRIRELMKETNQDLATVTKVLLKTSGEFSAALDLLLNPVSISGPFWTRSDDRLLLSGDPLNRQQLQEKYGEEGLAKRVVFLEVEG